One window from the genome of Castellaniella sp. MT123 encodes:
- the tsaB gene encoding tRNA (adenosine(37)-N6)-threonylcarbamoyltransferase complex dimerization subunit type 1 TsaB, protein MSDFHILAFETSSSLCSVAVLSHAGGRVRLWVAQHEGRDGHAERILPMTQELLSDSGLARQDLSAIAFGQGPGGFTGLRVACGVAQGLAVALGIPMLPVDSLCAVAVQDARDDIPGVHVVLQDARMNEVYAAVYRCEGGDWATLQAPALLARADVAAWADTESAAWAMQAGADWMVHGDALDVFPGLADELEALGATRAMRGEGPAHAHAATIARLAARAWQQGQRFDAAQAAPAYVRDKVAYTTVERASGLGGNPLSDAARLSLHDMHATDLDEVAAVERQVQAFPWTRKNFADGLAAGYQGWIVRRLGALLGFALVMDAPDVAHLLVIGVRPDAQRQGVGTRLLQECMAHCRRAGLPALTLEVRPSNARAIAFYQRHGFHQVGSRRGYYPAERGAREDAWIMTLTFQETPA, encoded by the coding sequence ATGAGTGATTTTCACATCCTTGCGTTTGAAACATCAAGCTCCTTGTGCAGCGTCGCTGTGCTGTCGCATGCGGGGGGGCGGGTACGCCTGTGGGTGGCGCAGCACGAAGGCCGCGACGGTCATGCCGAACGCATCCTGCCCATGACACAGGAACTGCTGTCGGATTCCGGGCTGGCCCGTCAGGATCTCTCGGCCATCGCCTTCGGTCAGGGGCCGGGCGGGTTCACCGGCCTGCGGGTGGCCTGCGGCGTGGCACAGGGCCTGGCTGTCGCGCTGGGCATCCCGATGCTGCCGGTGGATTCCCTCTGTGCCGTCGCCGTGCAGGATGCCCGCGACGATATCCCCGGCGTGCACGTGGTGCTGCAGGACGCCCGCATGAACGAAGTCTACGCGGCCGTCTACCGCTGCGAGGGCGGGGACTGGGCGACACTGCAGGCGCCCGCGCTCCTGGCCAGGGCGGACGTGGCCGCCTGGGCCGACACGGAATCGGCCGCGTGGGCCATGCAGGCGGGTGCCGACTGGATGGTCCATGGCGATGCGCTGGACGTGTTCCCGGGGCTGGCGGACGAACTCGAAGCCCTTGGCGCCACCCGTGCGATGCGGGGCGAAGGGCCGGCGCACGCGCATGCGGCGACCATCGCCCGCCTGGCGGCGCGCGCCTGGCAGCAGGGACAACGATTCGACGCCGCCCAGGCGGCGCCGGCCTACGTGCGCGACAAAGTCGCCTACACCACGGTCGAGCGGGCCAGCGGCCTGGGCGGCAATCCCCTGTCCGACGCGGCGCGCCTGTCGCTGCACGACATGCACGCCACGGATCTCGACGAGGTCGCGGCCGTCGAGCGGCAGGTCCAGGCATTTCCCTGGACGCGGAAGAACTTCGCGGACGGTCTGGCGGCTGGCTACCAGGGCTGGATCGTGCGGCGGCTGGGGGCCTTGCTGGGATTCGCGCTGGTGATGGACGCGCCCGACGTCGCCCACTTGCTGGTCATCGGTGTGCGCCCGGACGCTCAGCGCCAGGGGGTTGGAACGCGGCTGCTGCAGGAATGCATGGCGCATTGCCGGCGGGCCGGATTGCCCGCGCTGACCCTCGAGGTCCGGCCCAGCAATGCGCGGGCGATCGCCTTTTATCAGCGGCATGGTTTTCACCAGGTGGGATCGCGGCGCGGCTATTATCCGGCTGAACGCGGCGCGCGCGAAGACGCCTGGATCATGACGCTGACTTTCCAGGAAACGCCGGCATGA
- the ompR gene encoding two-component system response regulator OmpR — MNTHNQTLTRKILIVDDDPRLRDLLRRYLSEQGFNVYVAEDAKEMAKLWQREHFDLLVLDLMLPGEDGLSICRRLRGNHDNTPIIMLTAKAEEIDRIVGLEMGADDYLTKPFNPRELLARVNAILRRRGTEEHPGAPSQENESVEFGPYVLNLSTRTLTRSGESVPITTGEFSVLKVFARHPKVPLSRDKLMELARGREYEAFDRSLDVQISRLRKLIEPNPSKPVFIQTVWGLGYVFVPDGGQ, encoded by the coding sequence ATGAACACACATAACCAGACCCTCACCCGCAAAATCCTCATCGTTGACGACGATCCCAGGCTGCGCGATCTGCTGCGGCGGTATCTGTCCGAACAGGGGTTCAACGTCTATGTCGCCGAAGACGCGAAGGAAATGGCCAAACTCTGGCAGCGCGAGCATTTCGATCTGCTGGTGCTCGACCTGATGCTGCCCGGCGAAGACGGCCTGTCGATCTGCCGTCGCCTGAGAGGCAACCACGATAACACGCCCATCATCATGCTCACAGCCAAGGCCGAGGAAATCGACCGTATCGTGGGTCTCGAAATGGGCGCGGACGACTATCTGACCAAACCTTTCAATCCCCGCGAACTGCTGGCGCGCGTCAACGCGATCCTGCGTCGGCGCGGTACGGAAGAACACCCCGGCGCCCCCAGCCAGGAAAACGAGTCCGTCGAATTCGGCCCCTACGTCCTGAACCTGTCCACCCGGACCCTCACGCGCAGCGGGGAATCCGTGCCCATCACAACGGGCGAATTCTCGGTGCTCAAGGTCTTTGCCCGCCACCCCAAGGTCCCGCTGTCGCGGGACAAGCTCATGGAACTCGCGCGTGGCCGCGAATACGAAGCCTTCGACCGCAGTCTGGATGTGCAGATCTCGCGCCTGCGCAAACTGATCGAGCCCAACCCATCCAAGCCGGTCTTCATCCAGACAGTCTGGGGACTGGGCTATGTATTCGTGCCAGACGGCGGCCAGTAA
- a CDS encoding ATP-binding protein codes for MTLAKRIRRAVLARLRMGLFTRSFLLIAFLMLVSLGAWLQIVFDIEEGPRATQLAQRIATTVSITRSALVYAPSKVRPALLLDLATQESLRVQPRESTDVPESLPHTTYWDNVESEIRNRLGSQTAMMWSVNQVPGIWISFHIDDKQYWLVFDRDQLRLTTGREWLGWVAASLMLALLGAAISVRFINHPLAQLAKVAQQLARGETPTPLPEKGPIEIRDMNIAFNRMARDLRQNEADREIMLAGISHDLRTPLARIRLEIEMGHMSDEARQAIDEDLAQINHSIGQLMEYARPAGQVPETGIDVSRVLQDMLERERSHTESLGGELQSGIEPGLQARISANDLKRIVSNLIENARRYGRSPSDDRAHITLRAYQTGNLLRIEVQDRGIGIPHNDIQRLLRPFARGESARTGVSGAGLGLSIVERLLGQVGGKLELISQPAQGLLARIEIPKAKARPADKAMA; via the coding sequence ATGACACTTGCCAAACGAATCCGCCGCGCCGTCCTGGCCCGGCTGCGCATGGGGCTGTTCACCCGTTCGTTCCTGCTGATCGCATTTCTGATGCTGGTCAGCCTGGGCGCATGGCTGCAAATCGTCTTCGACATCGAAGAAGGCCCGCGCGCCACCCAGCTGGCCCAGCGCATCGCGACTACAGTCAGCATTACCCGTTCGGCGCTGGTGTACGCCCCGTCGAAAGTGCGCCCCGCCCTGCTGCTGGATCTGGCTACCCAGGAAAGCTTGCGGGTGCAGCCGCGCGAATCCACCGATGTGCCGGAATCTCTGCCTCACACGACCTACTGGGACAATGTCGAATCGGAAATCCGCAACCGCCTGGGCTCGCAGACCGCCATGATGTGGTCGGTCAACCAGGTACCCGGCATCTGGATCAGTTTTCACATCGACGACAAGCAATATTGGCTGGTGTTCGACCGGGACCAGTTGCGCCTGACCACGGGACGCGAATGGCTGGGTTGGGTGGCCGCATCGCTGATGCTCGCCCTGCTGGGGGCCGCCATCAGCGTGCGCTTCATCAATCATCCCCTGGCCCAACTGGCCAAGGTGGCGCAGCAGCTGGCGCGCGGTGAAACGCCCACCCCCCTGCCCGAAAAAGGGCCGATCGAGATCCGCGACATGAACATCGCGTTCAACCGCATGGCCCGCGACCTGCGCCAGAACGAGGCCGACCGCGAGATCATGCTGGCCGGCATTTCGCATGACCTGCGCACCCCGCTGGCACGGATCCGTCTGGAAATCGAGATGGGCCACATGAGCGACGAGGCCCGCCAGGCGATCGACGAGGATCTCGCGCAGATCAACCACAGTATTGGCCAGTTGATGGAATACGCCCGGCCGGCCGGCCAGGTCCCCGAAACCGGCATCGACGTGTCCCGGGTGCTGCAGGACATGCTGGAGCGCGAGCGCAGCCACACCGAATCGCTGGGCGGCGAGCTGCAGTCCGGCATCGAGCCGGGCCTGCAGGCCCGCATCAGCGCCAACGACCTCAAACGCATCGTCAGCAATCTGATCGAAAATGCGCGCCGCTACGGCCGCAGCCCCAGCGACGACCGCGCCCACATCACACTGCGGGCCTACCAGACCGGCAACCTGCTGCGCATCGAGGTCCAGGACAGGGGAATCGGCATTCCCCACAACGACATCCAGCGGCTGCTGCGCCCCTTTGCGCGCGGCGAATCGGCCCGCACCGGGGTCAGCGGCGCAGGGCTGGGGCTGTCCATCGTGGAACGCCTGTTGGGCCAGGTGGGCGGCAAGCTCGAACTCATCTCGCAACCGGCGCAAGGACTGCTGGCGCGTATCGAAATCCCCAAGGCGAAGGCGCGGCCGGCCGACAAGGCCATGGCGTAG
- a CDS encoding peroxiredoxin, protein MKTIGDKLEAFRVTGVKPGFNQHEENGVSAFEDITESSFPGKWKVIYFYPKDFTLVCPTEIIGFNALADAFEERDAILMGGSTDNEYVKLAWRRENPELSKLNHYQFSDTTGALIDQLGIREKTEGVALRATFVVDPDNVIQHVSVNNFNVGRSPEETLRILDALQTDGLCACNRAIGGATL, encoded by the coding sequence ATGAAAACCATAGGCGACAAGCTCGAGGCCTTCCGCGTCACCGGTGTCAAACCCGGCTTCAACCAGCACGAGGAAAATGGCGTTTCAGCCTTCGAGGACATCACCGAATCGTCCTTCCCGGGCAAATGGAAGGTGATCTATTTCTACCCCAAGGACTTCACCCTGGTCTGCCCGACCGAAATCATCGGCTTCAATGCCCTGGCCGATGCCTTCGAGGAACGCGACGCCATCCTGATGGGCGGTTCCACCGACAATGAATACGTGAAGCTCGCCTGGCGGCGCGAAAACCCTGAACTCAGCAAACTGAACCACTACCAGTTCAGCGACACGACAGGCGCGCTGATCGACCAGTTGGGCATCCGCGAAAAAACCGAAGGCGTCGCCCTGCGCGCCACCTTCGTCGTCGATCCGGACAACGTCATCCAGCACGTTTCGGTCAACAACTTCAATGTCGGCCGCAGCCCCGAGGAAACCCTGCGCATCCTGGATGCGCTGCAGACCGACGGGCTCTGCGCCTGCAACCGCGCCATCGGGGGTGCCACGCTCTAG
- the ispF gene encoding 2-C-methyl-D-erythritol 2,4-cyclodiphosphate synthase encodes MTPSEQANSSQHPFPFRVGQGHDLHVLVEGRALIIGGVHIPYERGLAGHSDADVLLHAVTDAVLGAAGLGDIGRHFSDRDPRWAGADSRLFLREAARMARDAGWVVVNVDATVHAQAPKIAPHAAAMAVCIAADLGIEPAMVNIKAKTNEGLGYLGRGEGIAASAVALLGRS; translated from the coding sequence ATGACCCCATCAGAGCAGGCAAACTCTTCGCAGCATCCATTTCCCTTTCGGGTCGGGCAGGGCCATGACCTGCATGTCCTGGTCGAGGGCCGGGCGCTGATCATCGGTGGCGTGCACATTCCCTACGAACGCGGCCTGGCCGGGCATTCGGATGCCGACGTGCTGCTGCACGCGGTCACGGACGCCGTGCTGGGGGCTGCCGGGCTGGGCGACATTGGCCGCCACTTTTCCGATCGCGACCCGCGCTGGGCCGGGGCCGACAGCCGGCTGTTTCTGCGTGAGGCTGCCCGGATGGCCCGGGATGCCGGCTGGGTCGTGGTCAACGTGGATGCGACGGTGCATGCGCAGGCGCCGAAGATCGCCCCGCATGCCGCGGCGATGGCCGTCTGCATCGCGGCGGACCTGGGCATCGAGCCGGCCATGGTCAACATCAAGGCCAAGACCAACGAGGGCCTGGGTTACCTGGGCCGTGGGGAAGGGATCGCCGCCAGCGCCGTGGCCCTGCTGGGGCGGTCCTGA